In the genome of Treponema pedis, one region contains:
- the rfbC gene encoding dTDP-4-dehydrorhamnose 3,5-epimerase — MPCTITKCSIEGLYEIQPKIFSDNRGYFFESWSKRDFENAGIHYDFVQDNQSKSVKGVLRGIHFQKKYPQGKLVRVLSGEVFDVAVDIRPYSRTFGKCHTVILSAEKQNQFFISPGFAHGFLVLSDEAVFAYKCTDFYHPEDEGGIMWNDPALGITWPKLDIPYILSEKDTKYNAFSEEF, encoded by the coding sequence ATGCCTTGTACAATTACGAAATGTTCTATTGAAGGGCTTTATGAAATACAGCCTAAAATATTTTCGGACAACCGCGGATATTTTTTTGAAAGTTGGTCAAAACGTGATTTTGAAAATGCCGGAATACACTACGATTTTGTGCAAGATAATCAATCGAAGTCGGTTAAAGGAGTATTGCGCGGTATTCATTTTCAAAAAAAATATCCGCAAGGCAAATTAGTTCGGGTATTGAGCGGTGAAGTATTTGATGTTGCCGTTGATATTAGGCCTTATTCTCGGACATTCGGAAAATGTCATACGGTTATTCTTTCCGCTGAAAAACAAAATCAGTTTTTTATCTCACCGGGTTTTGCACACGGTTTTTTAGTTTTAAGCGATGAAGCCGTTTTTGCATACAAGTGTACTGATTTTTATCATCCCGAAGATGAAGGAGGGATTATGTGGAATGACCCTGCACTCGGTATTACATGGCCTAAGCTGGATATTCCATATATCTTATCGGAAAAAGATACTAAGTATAATGCTTTTTCCGAGGAGTTTTAA
- the rfbD gene encoding dTDP-4-dehydrorhamnose reductase: MVWLIGAKGMLAFEIASLLNKNNIEWVGSDINADITDKKSLERFCESNFFKNTCDWIINCAAYTAVDKAENESEKAMLINADALCNISEIVKRCNARLIHISTDYVFDGSSSIPYIETDKTNPQSVYGKTKLQGELNIQNNLTEFYIIRTAWLYGKNGQNFVSTMIRLMNERSELSVVNDQIGSPTYANDLAKVIVTVIRANKKEYGIYHYSNEGHISWYDFACEIYKQGKEMGLIKNDCLIKSCTSAEFVQKAKRPSFSLLNKTKIKTVFSLSVPDWKESLSGYLKELV; the protein is encoded by the coding sequence ATGGTCTGGTTAATAGGCGCAAAGGGAATGCTCGCTTTTGAAATTGCGTCATTACTCAATAAAAATAATATCGAATGGGTCGGTTCCGATATCAATGCGGACATTACCGATAAAAAATCTTTAGAAAGATTTTGTGAAAGTAATTTTTTTAAAAACACATGCGATTGGATTATTAATTGTGCAGCCTATACTGCCGTAGATAAAGCCGAAAACGAATCGGAAAAGGCTATGTTGATTAATGCAGATGCCTTATGTAATATTTCCGAAATTGTAAAACGGTGTAATGCCCGTCTTATTCACATTTCTACCGATTATGTATTTGACGGCAGTTCTTCAATCCCATATATCGAAACCGATAAAACTAATCCGCAAAGTGTTTACGGCAAAACGAAGTTGCAAGGTGAATTAAATATTCAAAATAATTTAACCGAATTTTATATTATCCGGACTGCGTGGCTTTACGGAAAAAACGGACAAAATTTTGTTTCTACTATGATACGGCTTATGAATGAACGGTCGGAACTGTCGGTTGTGAATGATCAAATCGGAAGTCCCACCTATGCAAATGATTTAGCTAAAGTGATTGTAACCGTAATACGGGCAAATAAAAAAGAATATGGGATATATCATTATTCAAATGAAGGGCATATTTCTTGGTATGATTTTGCTTGTGAAATATATAAGCAGGGAAAAGAAATGGGGTTAATCAAAAACGATTGTTTGATTAAGTCTTGCACGAGTGCCGAATTCGTTCAAAAGGCAAAACGTCCTTCCTTTTCCTTATTGAATAAAACAAAAATAAAAACGGTTTTCTCTCTTTCCGTTCCCGATTGGAAGGAAAGTTTATCCGGTTATTTAAAGGAGTTGGTCTAA